The stretch of DNA TGGTGAGTATTTGGTCCGAAATTTCAGACACTGACAGGATGCTTTGCTGCAGGCGGTTTTTAGACCACCTCACAGTGAGTTTGAGATCTAGGAGCAAGGTTCTGTATAGATTTCACCATGTTTCTCTTAAGATTGTCTATGACCTTTTGTATAAGATAGCTCAAAATTACACAGTGTAACAACTTTTACCCAGTTATGGccttacattttttataaagttGGGTATAATATTGCATGATTTGTATTCATGGCCATTTATATTTGTCTTGTAAAGAGCTATATTCTTTAGGAGTAAATATggtattttgtaaaaaaaaagaaaaaaaaagtagttttaaaTGAgatgataatgttttgtttaaagttaAAAGACTGATCaactctgaggaaaaaaaaaacagtattaaaggtgcagtaagcgattctaaagcaaaacacgcttagtaaaaatcatcaaaattttcctcacggtccactaactgttggttctgtgtgcaTCCTGGTAAAAAAATCGGTGTTTTTGGCTTAGCCCAGGCTCCataaatctaaatcaaaacaaatggtgtgcaccaacaacactgcgagtgcagtttgtaaacatcactcgtccaCACCTTaggagacgtgctagcgggtggcacCCAACATTGAGGGAATAAAACATTATGTACTATAACATTTTAGACTATTCGATTAAGTAGTCTTCTACCAGGCACTTCACAAAACTGTCTACTATCCCCAATACTGAGCCATGAGAAAGCAAAGGAGCATCCCTCCCACTCGGACCACCAATACCTCCCATACAAATCTCAGACAGCGCTGACCCTTGACCCCCACCACAGTACCTTGCAGAGACCCCTCGGGCGGCCAGGGGCTTTAGGGAGTTAGTGTAGCGCAGCAGCTTCTTCTGTTCCACCTTATCCAGGATGTTCTTGCGTAGCACGCGGGCGAGGCTCAGCTCGCCATTGCACACCAGTGTGAACACCAGGTCCATCAGCTGTTTCAGGATATCCTCTGTCAGCTCCACCAGGCTGGAGGAccaaggaagaggaggaggaagaaaagatcaAAGGATTAAACTTTGTGATGGGGTCGGGGGCAGACAAAAGAGCAGAAGGAAGAAAGTCATAGAGTTGGCTGTTGAGTTACGCCTCCACACTCCACAACTACTTGGAGACATTAAATCCAGATTCAGGACAGAAAAACTGAGTCCCACTCACCACAGCTCATCCACGACACGGACCAGCACGAAGAACGTGTTCTTGCTGACTCGCTTCTTGAAGGTGTCTGGACTGTGGCAGAACCTGGTGTATGTGCTTCGTGGTCaaggagagtaaaaaaaacactctacaTACATCTGGATCACAAAGTACAATGACATGCTTTACTAAGATAACAAGctaattttttatattcatattattttgcATATATCTTGCTATATATTTTGCTTGATTCCCTCCAACGTTagggctgtttgtgtttctacaAATCTATTTAATTGATCATAGCTTGTATCGCACACAGTTCCTTTTTGTACTCAGGTTGAAATAACAACTTTACATTAAATGGACAATTCACGGTTCACTGTCATGACACAAAAACTGTGGTTCCTTCGCAGCCTCACTGcaggaaacacaatcacataGAAATGCCGGTACTGAGATGTACATTCATTCTTACAGTAAAAACAGTTTGGCGTTCATTATCAACTATTTAATGGTTTATATTCATAACTTCCTAAGACCCATGGTGATGTCTTTAAGTTGTCCGACAaaaagtccaaaacccaaatataGTTTACTTCCAcattagagaaaaaaagtagaaaaaataattgaatgatCAGAAAAATTACTGCGGATTAATTTTCTGTCTATCAAATAATAATCCATTTATTCATTAACTAATGATTTCAAGCTTGGAAGGTAAATGTAATGACAGCTTTGTTGCCTTTTGGCCATTAAGCAAGGCACACTATCCCAAAAAGCCTCAAACAATGTGAGTAATAAGAATCCTTCAGTGGGATATTATGGTGTTACTGTGAAGGCTTTAAACTGAACGATCTGAATAGGagcaaacaagacaaacaagtcGTTCCTTGGTAAATACGCAtttcaaaatattcacataataagaaaaacaagtctTCTTCCGACAAAAAAACGATTAGGCTCAGATTGACGTATTAAGTGATTTGAAAAGGATATCTGTAGTGGAGCTTCTTAATGAGGTCCTCTGGGGTTATAAAAGTCCTATATGTAGTCAGAAAGGCTTCACAGTACAAAACAAGATCTGTCAATCAAAAACAGAGAGTGGGAAAGAAACAACAAGCATGTTTCAGTTTGCGGTACAGCCAGACGTCCTAATTAACCACCTACAGCTGAAAACACATCATCGAACGTGAAGGCTACACAACCCGGACTGACACATTGCAGATAGCTGAACCAGAGGGAGACTGAGGCCATTTTAAATGCAACTCAGATAATGAGATAGAAAAGTAGCAACACATCAGTCAAACTAAAGAATCAgactttacaaattaaaaataaatatgattgcAGTTCCGTCAAGCTAGAAAACCAGTAACGCCGAAGTACAGTTGCACACTCTGCATAACAAATATGAGTGAGCTTTAAGTGTGATCTGTGGTGAGCGCTGTACCTTTGCGGTCTGTTTCTGTAGCGTGGACTAATAGAATATCTCCTGATCCAGCACGAACATCAGGGCCGTCGTCAGTCTGGGAATATTGAGGAGAGGAGGTAAGGTGTGGAGAATATCAACGACAGACAGAAAGATTGGAGAGAAGTGAatgagaaggaaagaagggaaggaaaaCGAGTGGTTATAGTAGATGTGGAGAGATGCAGTCTCGTCCAAACTGTAGCCTGCACCTTTTCCTGTTTCCGCCTGTTTTCTtctgccctccctccccccaaaaaaggcccCCACCTCTCCCTGTCCTGCACCAGCTCCTCCGatgacgaagaaaaaaaagagtcaagaCTTGTGTGAGATAAAAAGCACCACCACTACAGTCTGTcttctgtaaaacatttcactgtCATCGCAGGTCATGAATCTTTCTTCCTTGCTATCTCCTTTTATAAATCATAGCTGTCACATTGGCCCTAACCTTGCAGAGTAGCGATCAGTAGTTTCACACATCTGTCTATCAGACTGCACCACACAGGAcaaaggggggaggaggtgcagaaagaggaggaggaggtggtggctgGTTAGGCGTTTTTTCAGCCTTGCTATTTCAGAGACTGAACTCCAGAGGGCGGCAATGGCCatgagaaataataataataataataataataaatttcatttatagagcacttttcattgagTGGCACACCTCAGGATCTGAGATCCCATCCGAGTGACTCACAGTGACCTTTGGTCTGCTCTGGACTAACAGGAGCCGGAGCTGCACTACTCTGCCACAGCAGTTTTCTAAAAACAGTGTGCAGCATCAGCAGAGGCCTCTCGCTTACTTCTTGTTTTAGTGTTATCCTGCTCATGATCTCCTTGTGGTCTATGAGGGAGAGTTCGTCCACATCTTCCTCATCGCTTCCAGCTGACTCTGTTGACTTCTgcctcctgaaacacacacgcgtgcacacacacacaattaattGATAAATTAATTCATTGGTATGTGAggatttgttatttttctttgccgTACGTGATAGGAGTAGTACTGCATTTTTCAACAGATTCCAGAATTTCGTAGACAAAACACTCTAAACTAATATGCAGATTAGCTGATGGTGAAAACAACTACTTCTAcacaggttttcattttgttgtttgttgacacCGGATGACAAGACATGATGCAGTTTGGGAAATTTCCTGTCTGGGACAAtgaatatatgatatatatacaaatatgaatAGAGCAGCTCAAATATACCTGAGCAAATTATATCGTTTTTGAATTCCCTTTGGAAAAGCTGATCCTGAAATCAGCATGTTTTATGTAACCACCACCTGTACAGTTAAAGCAGATTTGTATAAGTAGAagttgtatttctttatttccaaaatcattttaatgtttaattttaatttttacaggTTACAAAAACGATTGCTGACAatctaataataaaatagttgTCTGTTTAATCTTCATATCGAGATATACATACAATCCTGGTATGATCCACAAagatttttcccccttttttaacaATATAAAGACGTAATCCTGACGATCTGTATCCCATCATGTTTGTGAACGAAACAACACGTCTGCCTGCAGTGTAATTAAAAATGCAGCTCTTCGTGTTTTCCTTTAGACCGACTTTTTATAAAAGAAGCTGGAGAACACAGCTGTTGCCCCGGTGGCCCAGTGTTTGGGTTGGAGAAACCAGAGAGGAGAAATTAACAGACTTGACTAAGGGAgtaagaagaggagagagaatgaatgaaccgtatgaattgtattttttttttaatgcgcaGGCCTGTTTATTTTAAGTAGAAACTGTAGAAGAAATAATCATAACACAAGCACTGAGGTTATTTTGCACAGAAATTTGCACAGTTATGGTATGACAGTCATCAGACTGTAGAGGGAGCAGATGTGCTGCTTTCAGATGTAAAGAGCTTTAggaaaagtaaaggaaaagCTCCAAGTGCAGACAGCCCTTACCTTTCCTTGTCCAAAGCCTCTTTGCTATTGGTGGATGGCATCTCAGGGGCGGGGTCTTGAAGCATATCGTCGGCTGCGATTGTCTCCTAATCAATGGAtggaaaaacaataatcaacGTCTGTTTAGCTGGATACATGGGAGCATAATTGATGGTTGGTTCCATGCAGTGACAGGAGCCTGGTTACTGATGAAGTCGTACAGACCACCAGGCTCTCATGCAACACGTTTGGCGGAGGAGAGGTTGAATTCTTTTTGTACGAATGTCTCAGGATGTTGTCGTTGACATACATGGGGTGAAAGGGgctgttgggttttttcctGGCTCCTACTGAGGAAAAGCTGCATTTTACCCAACAGATTTAACTCACAGACACCAAACGGGTAAGAACATCACTCGCACTGAAACTGCCACCAAAAGTAAAACTCCATTCAAACATCCGAATGTCTGCTTAGCTCTCTCACTCACTTCCACTTCCACACACAACAACCCAGACATGCCTAAAATACACACTGACCCAAaggaatacaaatacaaccccCACACATGCGTGCACACTGTCTCACATGCACAGGTACACATAGGCTGTTATGGGGAATGTTATTGGAAAATTGAAAACCGTTGAACCATTAAGAAACCCCTTTTGGAACGGCGACATGTCAGGTGTTAGAGCAGAACAAGGTTAAAAGCTTGTTTCAGTTGAAACGCAGCCAGAAAGACAGCAATCACCAGCCAGGCAGTCGGGGACCACATACAGATGGGACAAGTTTGATCACAGATGAAGGCCACAGCAGGCAAACCTGCGAATCTGGAGTCGTGCTTGTTCAGGTTTGCCTTCATTCACATTCCATTTCAGCGCCACCAGTTCAAGAGATGAATCAATGAGAGCTGCTCGGCTGCAGCACATCCCCGGCGAGGGTGGTGCCTGCCGGACAGCCCTCGATTCATACCCTGAAGTGATGGGACACCGAAAATGGAATTGACCTTTCACCCAGTGGCGGTCAGCTACTTActctgagggagagaggcagcTCTCCATTGGCCTGGCTGGACGAGTACAAGTTGACGTACTCCCCCTCCCCGCCCTCGTCATTCGCGCTCTCGCTCTACGGGAAAAGAGGAGGGACACAAACCGAGGCATAAGGGCAGCGGAGAGGGGCACAGAGAGTTTTTCCCTAGGGTAGGACAGGCGTCAAGTGTGAACCTGTCACTGAGGAGGAGCAATAGCAGCCAGCCGAATTCTGCTGTTGAACAGTGAGCCGTGTGTTCTCCCGGCTCAGAGTCATCAAAACCACCAGGTGGCACTGGAGTGCGTCATTTAGAAAGGTAATGGGATTTACTAGCAAAAAAGAACATGCAGTGCAACATGCTCTACTGGGATTCTGGGATTTTAGACCAATAAAAAGACAGCAGACACTTTGTGGGCAGTGATAATAACAACAAGATGCCACAAAGTAAATGAGTCACTGTTTCATCATCAGAGCAACAACACTGAAAACCAAACCGCTGTAATCTAACAACAATTGGCCAGGGGAAGGAGTCCAGTGTCacattatttacatattatCTGTTCGTATGATTATCCTGCTCGTGCTTCAAACCATCTATTCCTTGTAAGCTCACCGCTGAGGTGTGGAGAGAGTCAGTGAGAGAAGACTCAGAAGGAAGACAGACAGCCACAGAGCCCATTGAGCCAGCCAGGGAACCGTTGGGCCCGCCCCCGCTGCCATCCAGAATGGTGGCATTGGTCAAGGCAATATGGTCCAAGCTCTGTGATTAGTTGAAAGAgtgaaaggaggaaagaaaagaagaaataaagaaataaaaaagacaggACTAAGGTATTAGAGAggtgaagacagaaaaagaaactgaacaatagggtggaaaaaaaagtgttcaccTAGTTCTCCAACACCTCTGTTAAGCCTGAACTATGGGAGTGATGTGCCTGTACATGAACTGttatgcacactcacacacaccaaagaatGCAAACGTGGAACCAGTGGCAAAAGACACTTCTCCAGTGGAATCATATGGAAGATGAGGAGACAGATGTTTGACAGAGAAACACTTCAATTAGCTTACATCAACTCGTATGTACAGGTACCTGTATTAGGATGAGATCTGTGTTaaccgtgtgtgtctgtttgtgtgtgtgtgtgtgtgcggccaGCTGAAGAGATGCCTTCCTGGAAGGTAGCGGCAACCTGTTTTAACACGCTGTGCATACCGACcctgtttttttcagcattcCCGCATGAAGCAGTGCGTACACTGATCACTGATAAATAtaccccccatacacacacacacaaacacacgcacacgcacacgcacgcacacacacacacacacacacacacacacagatcacttGTGTTTACTACTGAATATTTTGGAACATATGCAAAGCAGCTTTCCTGGCATGGCTTAGTTCCCTCATGACATCCCCCAAAACTATCATGCCCCAAAGAGTTGAGGAATGCAAACATTCCACTGAAACTGACAAatgggagatggggggggggttgcagtgTGATGGTGAAGGGGAGACTGGACAGATACAAGAAAGCATAAAAGAGTGTGTGCGGACAgtgggaggatgaagaagatgagcagaaagaagaggaagaaggaagagcaGAAACAGGAGGAATGTGTTTTCCATCAGGCCCATCTGGAGCTGCATTCCACAGGAGATATCCTGAGGGAGATCCACACCGTGCCTCAGCATGCCTCGCACACCATGGGGTCACCATGGGTCACCCTGACAAAATTACTGACCAAAGCACTCTGACATATAGCCAGGTCTGCCACTGCGCTGATTAACAGTCAGCTAGTTCATTGACAAGAAGCTGTTGATGATTGAGACATTCAATTTGTACTAACAAGGGCTATTTTGTTGTTTATGAGCCCCAACCTAAGGCCTGACAATCTAATGTGATATTTGGAGGAGCTACTCAAGACACACAACTCACTGACTGTGAGGCTGAGACGAACTTAGAAGAGGGAGAGGGTCAAATAATTACCTGTCATGTGGAGGATTGCATCagtccaacacacaaacacaaacgtggCAAGTGGCTACACAGAGAGAACCACAACAAATGACTGCACACGCTCAcgatcacaaaaacacacgttaatcacagcaaattaaaaaaactccagaagaaaacaacaaattcacactgcgaaaaaaaagcaacagcacACATGGTGGATGAGCAAAAATTTAGGACCACACAGAAACCGGACCACACAGAAACCGGACCACTGAGCCTCGAGGGATTGCCCCATCGGAGACCTCAGGAGAGGTCAGTGGTAGATGAACAGACTGTATCACATATGGAAAGCACACAGGTCAAGCCACCTCCTGGACCAGTCCAGGACCACACAGCACCCAACGCCAGATTGGAGAATGGGAGGGATGGGgtttgggggggcggggagggcGGTGGATGCAACTCACCGTGGGTGTGGTCAAGGATGCTTGGCCAATCAGGTAGGAGTTAGAGACGGACATGCTGAGGCCCAGCCCAGAGCCCGCCTCCTCCATGGCCGCCACAGACGGCTGGAGGtggcaggagagagaagaggaggaggaggaagagggggaagaagagtgGGAGGCCtgggaaggaagaaggaaagaaagaacaaaagagcaAGGAAGAAAGGGAGTAATGGAGGTTAAAggaaaggcagagagggaaaacagggtgttaagaaagagaaagaaaaaaaaaggggacagtTGATTAAACTAGTAAGCAAGACTGAATTAGAACAGATTTAATCAAAGTGCAGCAGTAGAGCGGTGAGGTCAAAGATGGTGGAAAGCCGAGGAGGATTCAGGGGGTTTAGCTGAGAAACATCAGCCCATTGGCTGTAGATATAAATACAACAGAGAGGTGAATGACTAACGCTGCTGAGGTGTCACCAAATACGAGTCCACCGTTATGTTTAAGTCAGAGCTATTCCTAGAAAGCCCTAATTACTACCGGTTATGAGACTGGTCACACTGTGACAGTCCAATAAACGTTCTTCAATGTCCTGAGCTTCAGAAGCTTTACAGAGACCAGGCTGTCTACAAAAACATGAGGCAATATGATCTACTGGTGAGTTTTTTCTCGCACCCTTTTCCTTATCCAcacagcagccagcagctgaaattacgttttttttaacatggcaAAGCCGCCTTGTAAAGTTGCCAAAGGGTGTAAGCCTGTAACATGGGTTTATGGAGGAGGCAAACAGGCTTATTCCACTGGGGCGCAAGCTCATCGAGTCCAAAACACGAAGGCCAGATTAGGCGGGAGCAGGAGATGAGTGCAGTTGGACTGTACGCTCGGACAAAAGAATGATGACAATACGAGCTGGGCATGGGGCTCCGAACACACAGCGGTGACAGAACGAGGACAATGGACAAAGAGAACCACGAAAGACTCTCGGAGGTGGCCTGAGTGGACAGCCATTCAGCCGCAGTCTATTTTCTTTCCTGAGCTATGATACTGTACATCTACAGTAGCTGCACCTCGGAGAAGAGTGTCATCTGCTTACTCCGCACAAATGTACCATCTTCTACAAAAGCTCAGGCCAACCACACATCTATTTGTGTCTGTCAAATTCAAATGGCAGCTGTTAGCAAGGGgaaaaatccaaatatatttagCGCACCATGCCTCTTATGTGACAGTCAGGCAAAAAATGGTACATCTACTTATTATTGTGattactgtaaaataatttatatttggaAAGCTGCAGGAGGCTTGTGGAGCTTGCCTCAATATATGTTGTTTTGCCCAAGTTGTGATTTCCCTAAAGGAGGTGGTCTTTCCCATATCTGTTCTACTTTAGCATGAAGTTATGTTTATGCTAAACATGTATGTACGACCCTGTTGCTTATAATGGTTCGATCCGAGTGAGAGAATCAGATTTCAGGGCCTTTAaagggtttatttttcttttaaagaggtTTATTTCGCCCTCTTCTGCTATGACCCATACAAtcgtttcttttcctctccccccaAATGACTCACTGGCAGACAGTTGTCTCAATTAACCCAGACGGTGACCCAACCTAAGATAAGCACACTGGATTTGATCCGGGCCTGATAAAGGCTAGTGCTATATCCCACTAACGACCAAACACCTCCGCGTACGCAGATGTCTGCGTTGGTTACGAAAATGGCTAGGAAGGAAGATAGAGAGTAAGGAGGGAGGGGTTGAACAGGTGAGAGAGATAACAAGATAGGAAGAGGCTTGAGAGAGAATTGATGGGGATTACCGTGGGAATGTTGCCTTTGAATGCAACCTGCATTCTTCCCCATTTTTACCCCTTTTCCTGTCTGCACAAAGCAGGAAGAAATTTGGACCAGCACCAGGCTGGACTGCAGAGGGTTGCTTGTACTGTTCTCATGTCCTTGTGTCACTGCCATGTTATCCTTGGTGCAATCTCGTACATAAATCGTTTTTTTGTCAATGGAGAATACGCAGGCTCAAAGCTTTGATTTAACTTCGAGGAAGATGAACCGAACAATTTCTCACAATTAAATGACAGCTTTGCTCACAGTCAAAATGAAACCTAGCTATTTATTTCTATTCACTCACAAAATACACTTGTTTACTTTAACCCTTAGTTTCTGAGAAATGGtacaatatcaaaaataactGTCTTTTAGCCCTTCAGAAATATTTTAGTCAACACCAGCACACATGAGGGTTTCTCACCAGTTGTCTTTGTTTCGGTGGCAATGCGGGGGGCAGCAGCGGCTCATGGACTGAGTCGGTGCTGCTGAAGGAGTCGTTGAAGCCATAGACCTCCTGGAAGCGCTTGTTCCGCTGCTCGTAGATGCTCTCGCTCTGTGGCATCTGGTAGAACACGGAGGGCTGCGGCTCAGAGTAGTCCTCCACAAACTGCATGTACTGGAGGACTGGAagagggagacggggcagaTTATGTAATATTCATTGTTCATGTGGCTCGGAATTAGGATTCTGGACACAACCAAATTAAGAGTGGACTGCTGTCCGAAAGTAATCATTTCTTTGAGTAAAATCTGTCACTTTAAACCGACTTCAAGACTGTGACGCCTTGAAATTATACATGCATGTGGTCACACTGTGAAAGGTGTTTCAGGTCGCAGGAAGGGCCGACTGTATGGGATGACATAATACAGTAGCTTGGGAGGAAGTGATATGGCAGGTGGGTCAGGAAATGACCAAATGTTGCCCCCCGTGCCCCTGGAGCCAGACCCATTGTAGCACATCCTGgtattcacttcctgtctctatTAACAATGGAATATTTCCTTGATATCAGCTATGCTTCAATTAACTGATGATGAAGTGCAGCCAATGTCCAGTTGTCCCATACTAAATCAACCTCATCCCCTCCGTTTGCGCCCTCTATTCAGGCATCTCGTTtagatatctttttttcttccctgccaTCTCATAATGTGCCCACCCAGTCTTTTCCCTTCACTTACTGtgtctacttttcttttctgggaGTGGCGGTGGGCTTGAGGGGACATCAGAATTTTCGCTGGCTATGTACTGAGCGACGAACATGCCCCCATTTGTCTGGGGCATGGGTGAGATGGGCGTGAAAAGGGGGAATGGCGGTGTGGGGTGCAGCTCCTCTTCCGACAAATTGTCATACTGGGAAGGGTAACGCTCATACAGCATCCTTCCGTCGGGGAAGGGCGATGTCTGGGTGCTGCGCCGCTTCTTCTGGGGCAGGGCAGGCGGTGCGCTGATGCGGGAGGAAACTAAGGGATTTGTTTGGTTGGGCTGCGGGGTCCAGTACTCTGGTGTTTGCTGCAGTGGAGGAGCACTGAAGCGGGGATGCGAGGGATGCTGTCCAGGGACCGGGGAAGAGGACTCGCTGTGAGACTCAGGCAGGGGGCTCAGGCATCCTCCCACCGGTATAGGGGGCAGATTTTCCCCAACTGACAAGTCCTGGTGGAGGAAGTCATAATCTGGATCGTAAGTCTCTGTGTTGTCTGAAAAtgggaagaaaggggaaaaatagCATGTGTGTCATTATACACTTACAACGACCACCTAATTGTTGTATAACttaaacacattcacaacatACAAAATGTACATTAACAAAGATTTGTCAAGGGCTTGGTCCCAAATAGTCGATTCCATTTTGGATCTAGTTCCTAGTCTCAAAATACCCTGATTTGTTAAGCTCTGGAATCTacaaaaacttttatttctgctcCCTAAAATAACGTAACTGACGATTACATCAACTCCTGCACAGTTTAGTCTAAACTGTTCTGTGTTGCCTGGTCAATTTGCTTGTTGCAAGCTCATGTCCGTGTTGCTGTCCTAAAATGTGTCTTCCTATTCTTACCAAGTGTCTCACAGCTGGTGTTACGGGAACACTGACCGCTGTCCTGCTCCATGGAGGAGAGCTGTTCATCCGACTTGCTGAGTTTCCCCATGCTGCTGCAGGGAGACAGGCGCGGAGAGTCGCCCCCGTATGACTGGCTCCCCCCAGAGAAACGCCTCTGCAGGAACTCCTGCTCGtagtcctgctgctgcacagacagacattctCGAGTTCATTTCTTTCCCATATGTTGTGTTGATAAGGTGTTAagagtgaaaatgaagatgagctATAGCCAGAAAGTCTGATGTCTTATCAGGAGATTGAGCAACACCCTTACCTGTCTGTGAACACTGCAGGGCAGGCTGGAGCCGCGGCTCATAGGGGCAACCACGGCCACTCGCGTAGGTGAGGGGGCTGACTGGCGCTTCTTGGGGGGGAGAGCTGGTGGAGGACTAtggagagataaagagacacATCAGAATTGAATAACAGG from Scophthalmus maximus strain ysfricsl-2021 chromosome 20, ASM2237912v1, whole genome shotgun sequence encodes:
- the rapgef1b gene encoding rap guanine nucleotide exchange factor 1b isoform X2, with the protein product MGNISWRSQASSEDTDSSLQGDLDEDTDSQRSHLSSFTMKLMDKFHSPKIKRTPSKKGKQLQPEPAAKSTEKPANKKVSRLEEHEKEVVSALRYFKTIVDKMVVEKKVLEMLPGSASKVLEAILPLVQVEARVQHSSALSSCHNRVYQSLANLIRWADQVMLDGIDLEDKENVASVTSVIKAVLDGVKELVKLTIEKQEQPSPTTPNKPAPPTTTAESSVSSEMPSIDREPEVSNKTATDAVPAEAAPEMPDEDVAPPKPPLPEAKMAELRAQLSADAGQRRSSQKENPPPALPPKKRQSAPSPTRVAVVAPMSRGSSLPCSVHRQQQDYEQEFLQRRFSGGSQSYGGDSPRLSPCSSMGKLSKSDEQLSSMEQDSGQCSRNTSCETLDNTETYDPDYDFLHQDLSVGENLPPIPVGGCLSPLPESHSESSSPVPGQHPSHPRFSAPPLQQTPEYWTPQPNQTNPLVSSRISAPPALPQKKRRSTQTSPFPDGRMLYERYPSQYDNLSEEELHPTPPFPLFTPISPMPQTNGGMFVAQYIASENSDVPSSPPPLPEKKSRHILQYMQFVEDYSEPQPSVFYQMPQSESIYEQRNKRFQEVYGFNDSFSSTDSVHEPLLPPALPPKQRQLASHSSSPSSSSSSSLSCHLQPSVAAMEEAGSGLGLSMSVSNSYLIGQASLTTPTSLDHIALTNATILDGSGGGPNGSLAGSMGSVAVCLPSESSLTDSLHTSASESANDEGGEGEYVNLYSSSQANGELPLSLRETIAADDMLQDPAPEMPSTNSKEALDKERRQKSTESAGSDEEDVDELSLIDHKEIMSRITLKQETDDGPDVRAGSGDILLVHATETDRKDLVLYCEAFLTTYRTFITPEDLIKKLHYRYTRFCHSPDTFKKRVSKNTFFVLVRVVDELCLVELTEDILKQLMDLVFTLVCNGELSLARVLRKNILDKVEQKKLLRYTNSLKPLAARGVSARPGTLHDFRSHEIADQLTLLDAELFYKIEIPEVLLWAKEQNEEKSPNLTQFTEHFNNMSYWVRSLIIQQEKAQDREKLLLKFIKIMKHLRKLNNFNSYLAILSALDSAPIRRLEWQKQTSEGLEEYCTLIDSSSSFRAYRAALAEVEPPCIPYLGLILQDLTFVHLGNPDLIDGKVNFSKRWQQFNILDSMRRFQQVHYELKRNDDIVSFFNDFSDHLAEEALWELSLKIKPRNIARRKTDREEKT
- the rapgef1b gene encoding rap guanine nucleotide exchange factor 1b isoform X4; the protein is MLPCCSDSKEVTGRCGRKKKLCDQTRSSRAGMEGRAEELLSANIKASHHKVRRGTVHCMDMMSLVLLRSMMVNRASRTTPPDCPTVVCVYSQRSHLSSFTMKLMDKFHSPKIKRTPSKKGKQLQPEPAAKSTEKPANKKVSRLEEHEKEVVSALRYFKTIVDKMVVEKKVLEMLPGSASKVLEAILPLVQVEARVQHSSALSSCHNRVYQSLANLIRWADQVMLDGIDLEDKENVASVTSVIKAVLDGVKELVKLTIEKQEQPSPTTPNKPAPPTTTAESVSSEMPSIDREPEVSNKTATDAVPAEAAPEMPDEDVAPPKPPLPEAKMAELSPPPALPPKKRQSAPSPTRVAVVAPMSRGSSLPCSVHRQQDYEQEFLQRRFSGGSQSYGGDSPRLSPCSSMGKLSKSDEQLSSMEQDSGQCSRNTSCETLDNTETYDPDYDFLHQDLSVGENLPPIPVGGCLSPLPESHSESSSPVPGQHPSHPRFSAPPLQQTPEYWTPQPNQTNPLVSSRISAPPALPQKKRRSTQTSPFPDGRMLYERYPSQYDNLSEEELHPTPPFPLFTPISPMPQTNGGMFVAQYIASENSDVPSSPPPLPEKKSRHILQYMQFVEDYSEPQPSVFYQMPQSESIYEQRNKRFQEVYGFNDSFSSTDSVHEPLLPPALPPKQRQLSESANDEGGEGEYVNLYSSSQANGELPLSLRETIAADDMLQDPAPEMPSTNSKEALDKERRQKSTESAGSDEEDVDELSLIDHKEIMSRITLKQETDDGPDVRAGSGDILLVHATETDRKDLVLYCEAFLTTYRTFITPEDLIKKLHYRYTRFCHSPDTFKKRVSKNTFFVLVRVVDELCLVELTEDILKQLMDLVFTLVCNGELSLARVLRKNILDKVEQKKLLRYTNSLKPLAARGVSARPGTLHDFRSHEIADQLTLLDAELFYKIEIPEVLLWAKEQNEEKSPNLTQFTEHFNNMSYWVRSLIIQQEKAQDREKLLLKFIKIMKHLRKLNNFNSYLAILSALDSAPIRRLEWQKQTSEGLEEYCTLIDSSSSFRAYRAALAEVEPPCIPYLGLILQDLTFVHLGNPDLIDGKVNFSKRWQQFNILDSMRRFQQVHYELKRNDDIVSFFNDFSDHLAEEALWELSLKIKPRNIARRKTDREEKT